DNA from Microbacterium sp. SORGH_AS_0969:
AGGTCGAGCTGCATCACGATCGCGTCGACGTCGTCGGGCTGGTAGTACCGCGGGCGACGCCCCACCTCGACGAACCCCTCGGACGCGTACAACGTCTGCGCGACGGGGTTGTCGGCGCGGACCTCGAGGAACACGTCGTGCGCTCCCCGACGCCCGGCCTCCTCGAGCAGGGCCTCGAGCAGCGCTCGCCCGCGTCCGCGACCGCGCGCGGCCTCGGAGATCGTGATGGTCTGGACGTCGGCATCCCGAGCCCCCCGCACCGCGCGCAGACCCGCGTAGCCGATCACGCGGCCCGCTTCTTCGACGACGACGTACCAGCCGTGAGGTGAGGCGAGCTCCTCGCGCATCATCGCCGCGCTCCAGGCGTCGGTCGGGAACGACGCGTGCTCGAGCGCCATGATCGCGTCGAGGTCGTCGAGGGTGGCCGCGCGCGTCGTCATCCGCTCACCCGCTTCGGGGCGTGCGCGGCGACGACGTCGGGGCTGCGAAGGTAGAGCGGTTCGGGACCCGCGAGGGTGCGCCCGGCGTCGAGGGCTCGGGCTGCGGCGAGGGCGATCATCGCGGCCGACACGCTCGTCGCGTCGACGCGGGCCGCACCGAGCTCGGCCAGGCGGGCATCGAGGTCGTCGCGCGGGCTGAGCGCGGCATCCGAGACGCGGACGGGAAGGCCGTCGTCGTCGATGCCGTCGTAGACGCTGTAGGCGAACTCCCGTCGGCGTGCGTCGGTCACGACCGCGAAGCGCGGCGTCTCGACGTCGATCAGCGCGTCGGCGAGCAGGATCCCCAGCGCGATGCCGTCGTGGCTGGGCACGGGCACGACCGGGACACCGCGTCCCAGCGCGTACACCCGCGCGGTCGCGATCCCGACCCGCAGTCCCGTGAAGGGGCCCGGTCCCATCCCGATCGCCACGTGCGTCGGGGCCGGGGCCGCGGACGTCGCGCGCCGCAACAGATCACCGATGACCTCCGCGTGACCGAGGGGATTCGCGCTCTGTTCGTCCGCGAGCACTTCACCGTCGCGCGTGATCGCCGCGACGGCGGTGCCGAGCGAGGTGTCGATGCCGAGGATCACCGTTCCAGGGTATCCGCCGCAGGTCGTGGCATCCGATCGGGCTCCTCGTTCCGAACAAGGATCATGGATGCCACCGAGCTCGGCCTGCGACGGCTCGTCGTTCCCACCGCGGTGGGACCGATCGTCGTCCACGCGGGCCGATCGTCGGGGAGTCCGGTCGCCACCGTGCTGCTGCACGGCGCAGCCGGATCGTGGCGGACGTGGATTCCGCTGATCGCGGCGTCGGACGCGATGCGGCGCCCCCTGTCGGACGTCGTGGCGA
Protein-coding regions in this window:
- the tsaB gene encoding tRNA (adenosine(37)-N6)-threonylcarbamoyltransferase complex dimerization subunit type 1 TsaB, with protein sequence MILGIDTSLGTAVAAITRDGEVLADEQSANPLGHAEVIGDLLRRATSAAPAPTHVAIGMGPGPFTGLRVGIATARVYALGRGVPVVPVPSHDGIALGILLADALIDVETPRFAVVTDARRREFAYSVYDGIDDDGLPVRVSDAALSPRDDLDARLAELGAARVDATSVSAAMIALAAARALDAGRTLAGPEPLYLRSPDVVAAHAPKRVSG
- the rimI gene encoding ribosomal protein S18-alanine N-acetyltransferase — protein: MTTRAATLDDLDAIMALEHASFPTDAWSAAMMREELASPHGWYVVVEEAGRVIGYAGLRAVRGARDADVQTITISEAARGRGRGRALLEALLEEAGRRGAHDVFLEVRADNPVAQTLYASEGFVEVGRRPRYYQPDDVDAIVMQLDLRGWAARRAETSARPEVPARPEVPVRPEVPVRPEVPARPEVPARPEVPARPEVPARPEVPEPVEGTGTPTAPTGKGWC